DNA sequence from the Acidobacteriota bacterium genome:
GAGCCGGACCTTTGGGCGATTGATGAACTTTCCGTTGCGGAGGGTTCGGCTAGCGTACGCCAGCGAGTCTATTACGGCGAACAACAACAACTAGCCAACGACCGACGCGTCCCATTACTTCACGGGCGAAGTCTGAGTTTGTGGGTATAGGATTTGGGAATTGCACACCTTCCATCAAATTAAAAAAATTGTTCATTAGGAAGTAACTTTTCCGGCTAACGAGAGTTTTTACTGATGTAGGTCAAACACTGGAATTAGAAACGGCCCTGGCTTCGACACGAAACGTCCAGAGCTTACGGATCAAAAAGCACATTCCGCATTGAAGGACCTTTGAAGCGTTATTCGGAGGATCATTGCCAATGGACAGTCAGTATATTTATGCGAACACAGACACCGCGTCGTCGGTCTTTGAGGAAAAATAGAGATACTGTAGCGCGAGTTCCGCATTACATTCTCATCACTGGCGAGAGAGGCACTGCGCAAACGACGATAGCCCGACAAATCCACGACATAGTATTGGATCGACGGGAGTTCGTTGGAGTAAACTGTAAGTTTTCGTCAGAACTTCTAGAATCCGAACTCTTTGGCTACGAAAAAGGGTGCTTTCTTACAGGTGCAGTCGCTCCCTAAGGCCGGACTTTTTGAGACTGCCAGCGGGGGACTCTTTTTCTCGACGAGATCGGCGAGTTGTCCCCTAAGTCTTCAGGCTAAATTTCTAAAGGCGGTAGAAGAAAGGCGTATTCGTCGGGTCGGCGGGACGCGGGACCGAGAGATAGATGTTCGAATCGTAGCCGCGACTTCCAGAGATCCGCAATCGATGGTGAACAGCGGCTCATTCAGGGCGGACCCTATTTTGATCGCCTGAATATTCTACAACCTGAAACTCTACTTCTCAGATATCAGAAGGAAAGGATCTGAGACATTCTTGGACCAGTTGGAAAAAGAG
Encoded proteins:
- a CDS encoding sigma 54-interacting transcriptional regulator; amino-acid sequence: MRTQTPRRRSLRKNRDTVARVPHYILITGERGTAQTTIARQIHDIVLDRREFVGVNCKFSSELLESELFGYEKGCFLTGAVAP
- a CDS encoding sigma 54-interacting transcriptional regulator, with translation MATKKGAFLQVQSLPKAGLFETASGGLFFSTRSASCPLSLQAKFLKAVEERRIRRVGGTRDREIDVRIVAATSRDPQSMVNSGSFRADPILIA